Genomic window (Zingiber officinale cultivar Zhangliang chromosome 2B, Zo_v1.1, whole genome shotgun sequence):
CAGTTGAATCTCATCCAGAGTGGTTGCTTGTGTTCTTTGAATATTGTTATATATCATATTCTCTGGACTCTGATTAATTCATTAGGATGATTCCTTATTATTAACCTGTAGGTAAGGATGGTGATCTGTCAAAGAAATTCTGGAGgtactttcttttccttgttcttATTCCTACCCTTGTTCAATTCCCTCTCTAAAACCAATTACGAAAAGCACTGTTTTTATGGTTTCAGCACTAAAGATCCTGGGCAGCAGCCTTTCACATTCAATATTGGCCTGGGTTCAGTAATTAAAGGTATTTTTCAATCTCATTCaaccatttttttattttatcacaATGCTGCTGAAATTGAAATGAATTCCAAAGGAAAATAGTAGTGATTAGCTTTCATGGTGCTTTGATTGTACTAACTTTGGGTTAGATAGTTTTGGTTTATCTAAACCCTTTTAACAACTCAAGGAGCATCATGAAAGATTGATCAGTCAGAATTCTGATTTAGCTTCATTTATGTCATCTGATCTATGTTAAACACAGAAGAGATTGACTACAAAGAACAGGACATTGAATAAACAACGTATTTGGAATCAAAAATGGAGTTCATAGTTCTTGttcatttatataaatatataatttatacttGTTTTATGGAAATATGAATGACTAATTTCACTGcttattttacttttctaattgcATCATTCTAAATCATGTTTGATGTTTCATTCTTTACAGGGTGGGATGAGGGAGTGATGGATATGAAAGTTGGAGAAGTCGCTCTACTTCAGGTAATTTTTGTCCTCTAATCTCGTTCTCATGTTCTTGGCAAGGTTGTTTTAATTGTTATAGCAGCCTATGTTGGCCTTTGTAAATGCCTACTAAAAAaataaaggtagatccgctaccttagcggcccccctagtgtcggccccacggatatggagggaggtaaatgcaggtacacatgcTATAGACGCATGGTTTGTAAATGCCTTCTAAAGGTATCTCTTTTGATGCATCTAACATCTTTCTCTTCTCATCTTTCTTACATTTTTTGTTTGAAATAGCTGGTTTATAGTCCTATAATCTGAAAGTGTTCAACCTATGAATTTCCCATCTCGATGAAATAAAATGGTACCTGAAACTCCATCACTTTCTAATCTCTCGTCTTGAACCATATGCAGTGCACCCCAGACTATGCTTATGGAGCTGGCGGCTTTCAAGCTTGGGGGATTCGTCCAAACTCGCCGCTGGTGTTTGAAATTGAAGTTCTTAGCGTAAAGTAACAACTAAGTTTCGCTAGCAGTGAGTTGTAGAACCTGAAAAATAACTGCTACTCTGAAAAAAACTACTGTCTACCCAGTAATGAGACAATTCCTGTAATGATTCAGATATGAGTTGTTGCCTTTTGGAATTCAAATTTATCTTTGCAGTAAGATCTGATGGTTGTCCTTTTGCAGAAGGAAAATGTCAGATTTGGTCCAACTTTGTATTTTGATTGCagacatgataagatatgttttCCTCTATGGTCTTCCAGTTTGAGCTATTCAATTTACACATTACTAATATTTTCCTTTTTTGACTACTTGATGATTCAGTTGTTTGAGTAATAATATTCTCAATTTGTTTGTGTTGGGCCATTTTTAAATTCTCAGTCTAAAGTTGAGTCAGATTTGTAATTGATTTTAGAGTCAATCTATGTAGTGGTTAGTTATGGAGTCGGTTTTGTTTTTcaggaaaatataaagaaaactaaGGAGTTTTTTTTTTGACATATCATAGTTTTATATTTCACAAAGCTAACAATGTTATAATCCCATTTTGTTTCATATATAGGAGAGTGATACGTTTCCGACTTGCTGTTCGCGATTGAGATGATTTAGTGTGCCTTAAGTGATTTTAGATGTTCTGATTGTTTCGGAGTGCCCCAAGTCATCTCAATCGTGAAAATCAAGTGCGGATGTTGATTAAGGAGTGATATGCTTCTCGACTTACCATTTGTGCTTAATTTCTAAGATTGAGATGACTCGGGGTATCTGGAATCACTCAGGGTGGTGTCTTTAGTAATTCCATGTGCCCTAATTGATTCCAGGCATCCTAAGTCATCTAAGTCGTGGAAATTTATCGTGGATGTCGAACAGCCTCGCCCAccaacacacacatatatatttgAATTCTTTTTAGACTTGATATTATACTCTAAATCCTAAAGTCAAAATCCTAAATGGTTAAACctgaaacttaaaaaaaaatgatgcacACCGTGTAGTCGTGCATTGCACTATACGCAacgtgtatgtatatatatatatatatatatatatatatatatatatatatatatatatatatatatatagaggattGATATGCTGCACGCCTAcatagtgcgcgactgtgcgcgcagcatatcaatcagcgtttttttattagtttttaaattaaaaaataattataaaatttcacatttccttatataaatttctaataccttaatatatccccttaacatattacaatactcaataaatacttaaattaattttattttaatttttttttaaaaccaaacactataacctaattgggaagcctaaacctcagaggtaaaaaaaaaaaaaaaaaaagctttaacactataaccaaagcctgaaccctagaaataaactctttagaaaatatttttttttaattttttttttaattcataaataaaaaaaaataaaaacagttgttatcctgcgcggcgcgcacagtcgcgcactgtgacgtcgcgcaggataacaaatccttttatatatatatatatatagagagagagagagagagagagagagagggggatgCAAATAATTGAATGGAGCATAATTGTTTGGGACTTTTGGGTATGTTGCCAGAGGATACATTAGATGTAAGAAAGAATTGACTAAACTATAGTCAGAAGAAGATGACATTTCTTTTATATTGTCGACTGAGATGATAAAATATATAGAGGATGTATCAGAAGAAGATGACAGTTCAATGAGAACAAGGGATTATGGATAAGGTATCCTCCTAGAATAAAAACTCCTTATATAAACAATAATTTGGTATTTAGAACCATAGGAAAGTGAAGACCACCTGAAATTACTTTTTTCATgaaaaaaatatacttttaaaCATAGGAGAATATGATGACTCTTAAATGTATGATACCTACTTAGAACAATGGATTGCCACAGTTTAAAGAGACTATCAAGCTATAAATGAACTTGACATAGAAATTGGAGAAGTTGTGATGAGAGTTGGAGAAAATTACTTGGGCAACATAGCAAGACTTGTATGTGAAGCTTATAAAATAAACTTTCCAAAAGAAATAGCTCACATAGCATCACATGAAAATAACatcttaaatttttattatactaTCAACAGACTATTAACAGCAAGAGATGTTGATACAGGACTAGATTGACAACAAAGAGAGCCATGAGAaattgatgtgcatagattatgcATCCTTTTAGGTATTGTTTATCGCACATCTATTTACATTTAATAAGTACGatctatatttattgcaccctatttcattattatgTCATACTTCTACTCTTTTAGTTCGAAGATCTATTCTCGttatattttgattgataaaataCTTTTTTGAGCGAAAATGGACCAAATCGGACGTTGAGGCGGACTTCAGTAGCACACATGGTTGTGCCTCACAAGCACATGGTCATGTGCTTTGAGCCAGACACTAGCAACTATTATGCCAAGAGGCATCGTCATATCCTTTTTGCAATAGATATTATGCTTGGGCCTTGCCAAAAGGCACAATCATGCTCCCCACCAGAAGCTATAATGTCACGGGTGTACCTTATAGGCACAGTTGTGCCCTTTTGCAACCGAACCAAAATTTCCATGGTGTGCCTTTTTGGCACAGTCATACTAGGTCTCCAGCAAGAATTATGCCATGATTGTGTCCCTTAGCATGACCGTGTGATAGAGAATTAGGGGTCGTGTGCCCCTGTTATAAAATAGGTTTTAGATTCCCTTTTGAAAGGGAGAAGGGTTTTCTCCTCGAGGTCCAAATGCACAACAGATTCTGATGATTTATCGACGATCCGAGGCCATTTTCAGTGATATGTCCATCTTCCTAGCAAGGATCTCCTTCCAAAGACTTTGATTTCATCCGGCTAagctttctcttttcttctcttctcttctagaTTTGGGTTGTACATTATGTTCTTTGACGTCTTTGAGTTCTAGTTCTCTTGCTATGGAGTAGTCCTTCGTATTCTAATATGTAtgaagtatttgtaatgtgatgttAATGTATACACTAtgaatttgccaatttcctatttcaatGACATATTTATGTCTTGTTTATGTTTAATTAAATGTGTGTGTGATCAATGTTTGTTATATGTGTGTTTAATTGAATGGATATAAAGGATTGGTCACCATGTGGAGGAGATACTCTATATTGTATGACTGGGggcccttagtgacagaggatatcccttttataaccaaaCATTCTAGAGTATCATCTTGACAGAGTGTCCCAATTCTATGTTAGGAAGTGTGATCTATGTAATTTAGAATGTATGATCGGAGGACCCTCATGTGACATGAGGTATCTCTTTAACTGAATTTTCTATGTTACTTCTTCCATTTAATTACATTGAAATCTAAAGGGATAAAAACTCTGGTGCAACCGTTACAGGGTCGTACAAGTATTTAGTTAGAATCTCTTTAAGAGTATAAACATAGAGGATAAGAGATGAACAATTCATAGCACATCAACTAGCATTACGATGAAACAAAAAttctaaaatcatttttcaaCCAACTTTCCAATCTCACTTGCATCCTCTAGacctctttctctcctctctatCTTTCTCTCTCTTGCTCACTCTCTCTCACTCCCTCTTGCTATCTTTTATTCGTGACCTCAACCAAGCTTCATTAGTCTAGATAACTTATTTTACTGACTCAGCTAGTGTTTAGTTCATAGTCCCTATgggatcaatattttattacttgatgacttaATCGTGTAATTGCAGTAAGACAACAAGTTTTTAGCACCACGTCGAAATTGTTtgtgattaacattagttgataagTAATTAGTTActctagatatttttatttttgttaataaaattctatatttatttttcttagtttGTAATTCAATTTTCATT
Coding sequences:
- the LOC122047296 gene encoding peptidyl-prolyl cis-trans isomerase FKBP12-like, with the protein product MGVEKQLLKEGHGPKPTKGQSVTVHCTGFGKDGDLSKKFWSTKDPGQQPFTFNIGLGSVIKGWDEGVMDMKVGEVALLQCTPDYAYGAGGFQAWGIRPNSPLVFEIEVLSVK